CCGGGGGCGGAGAACCGTTCCGTCATCTGCGTGCCCATCGCGGCGTTGAGCGTCGACGCCTCGCGCTGCATGGCTGCCATCCGCGTGCCCATCCGGCGGGCCGGCAGCACGAACACCGGCAGCAGGACCAGCGCCAGCAGGGTGATCTGCCAGGAGATGCTCAGCATCACGACGAGGGTCAGCAGCAGGGTGACGGTGTTGGAGACCACCCCGGAGAGGGTGTTGCTGAAGGCCCGCTGGGCCCCGATCACATCGTTGTTGAGGCGGCTGACCAGGGCTCCGGTCCGCGTGCGGGTGAAGAAGGCGACCGGCATGCGCTGCACGTGGTCGAAGACCGCCGTCCGCAGGTCCAGGATCAACCCCTCGCCGAGGGTGGACGACAACTTGCGGGTCAACAGCCCGAGCCCCGCCTCGACGACCGCGATGACCGCGATCAGCAGGGCGAGCCGGGTGACACGGGCACCGTCCCCACCGCCGACGATCGTGTCCACGACGCGGCTGGCGAGCAGGGGAGTGGCGACCGCGAGCAGCGCCGTGACGACACTGAGCAGCAGGAAGAGGGTCAGCCCGCGGCGGTGCGGGCGGGCGAAGGCGGCGACCCGCCGCAGGCTCGCCCGGGAGAGCGGGCGACGATCCTGCTGGGCGTTGATCGCGCTGTGGAGCGAGGTCCAGGCGGTGACTTCCATGTCCATGTCCCGGACAGTAGGACCTCAACCAAACTTGAGGTCAAGGTGTCGGCCTTCACATGCCCTGGATGGCTGCCAACCCCCGCTCGCACGAGGGACATTGGATACTCTCGTGCGTTGTCGGAGCCCGGTGGCATCATCGGGGGATGACGCAGGGATCAGAGTCCGTTCCGTCCGCCCGATCCTCCCGCCCGGCAGCAGACAGCGTCCTCGACCGCTTCGAACGATGGGCCCGGGACACCCCGAAGGCCCGCGCCGTCACCGCCGTCCCCGGCAGTCTCACCTACGGGGAACTCGACGTCCGCGCCAACCGGTTGGCCCACCACCTCCTGGCCGCAGGCCTCCCTCCCGGCGGGCTCGTGGCCATCGGGACGGCCCGGCAGACCGAGATCGTCGTCGCGATGCTCGCCACCCTGAAGGCCGGCGGCGCGTACGCCGTCCTCGACGTGGAGACCTCGGGTTCCGGACCGCGCCGGCTCGCGACCCTGGAACCCTTCGCCGTCCTCACCCACGCCGCCCACCAGGCCCGTCTCGACGACGGCCGCGACCTGCGGTTCATCCGCCTCGGAGCGGAAGCCGGCGCGATCGGCGAGCGGCCCGGGGAGCCCCCCGCCCGCGCCGGCGCCCGGGACGCGCTCTTCCAGTTCACCGGGGCGGCGGAGCCCCGCGCCGTGGTCGTCACCCACGCCCTGCTGCTCGCCGCCCTGGAAGCCTGGGAGGCGGTGGCCCGGCCGACCCCCGAGGACCGGCACCTGATCACCTTCGGCTCCGATGTCACCGCCTTCACCACCGGCTGGACCCGGGCCCTGTGCTCGGGCGGCACCATCGTCCTCCCCGACCGGGGCCCGTGGGCGCCCGACACCCTCCGCGCGGCCGTCGGGACCGAACGGGTCACCGTGGTGCACACCGACCCGGCGGGCGCGGCCCGCCTGCTCCTGCCCGAACACGAAACCCCCCTCGCCGCCCGTCCCGGAACACCGGTCCCGCGGCAGGGCGACGACCCGGCGCGGTCGGTGCGCCTGCTCCACATCACCGGCGATCGACTCCACCTCGACCAACAGGCCACCCTGCAAGCCCGGTTGCGCACCGGCGCCCGGGTGCTCAACGTCTACGGATCCACCGAGACCGCCGGCGTCGGCACCTGGTTCGAACTGTCCCAACTACCCGGACCGCTCGACGCCCCCGAGGAACTCTCCCTGATCGGGACCCCGTTCCCCGGCTGCCGGGCGGAACTCCGGGACGGGCAGCTGTACCTCGGTCCGCCCGACGGCGGTGACGCGATTCCCACCGGCGACCTCGCCCGCGCGCGCCCCGACGGACTGTGGGAGTTCGGCGGCCGGATCCGGGACCGCATCCCCCTCGACGGCCACCCCTTCGACCCCCACCCCCTGGAAGCCCTGATCCGCTCCCACGAACACATCGGCGCCGCCCTCGTGGCCGAGGTCGAGGTCGGCCGGGGGGCGCGGCGACTCGTCGCGTACATCTGCCCGCCGCCCGGCGGGGGCACCTGGCTCCCGGGCGGCGACCTGCCGGGCTCCGACCGGCTCCGCGACCACCTGCGGGGGAAGGTGCCCGAGGAGCGGATCCCGCGCACGGTGGTCAGGCTGCGGGCCCTGCCGCGCAACGCGGCCGGTCAGGAGGACCGGGCCGCCCTGCCGCGACCGCCCCGGCTGACCGACCCGGCGACGCCGGTCCGTAGGACGGGCGGCAAGTACAGCCCCGCGAGCGGTGGTTCGGAGTTCCCGATCGGCTGCGCCACCGGCTGCGGATCGATCGTCTTCGGGTTCATGGCGCTCATCTTCACCGACGTGCTCTGGCCGGGCTCGACCGAGCTCGCGGGCATACCGGCCCCCTGGGCGCCCCTGTTCTTCGTCCTCTACCTCTGTGAGTGCCTGGCCTTCGGTACGGGTCTGATGTTCCTGTTCACCGGCCGCCCGAGGATGCGGGAACAGGGGCGCGGTGCGGGACTCACCGCGGCCGCGCACCTGGCCGTGGTCTACCTGCTCGTCGCCTGGTGGCCCCAGGACAACCTGTACCGTCTGGCGGCCAAACACGACTGGCCGCGCCAGGCCGCCCTGGTCTACGCCTTCAACATCCCCCTGATGATCGCCGGCGCCGTCGTGGCCGCCTACCTCATCCGGAAACCGGCCTCGGCCTTCGACTTCGACGACTGATCCACCGACCCACCGGTGCGGCCGGCCCGGACGGATCCGCGTCCGCGTCGGCCGCCCGTCCGGGCCCCGGCGGCGGCTCGTCCGGGGTGTCGAATCCCAGCGCGTCGCCCACCCCGAGGGCCTCGGCCCGCACCAGGGCCTCCGCCGCGTCCAGCACCTCCCGGCCGCGCGCCGCCACCAACACGCCCAGCCACGGCGCCGGATCGTCGGCCCCGGTCGTGATCGCCGGAACGAACACCGCCCCGAGGCCGGCGCATTCCCGCGCCAGGTCCGCGCACCACTCGTCTGCCCGCGCCGGCGGCAGCCTCGCCCCCAACTCCACCCGGTCCACGATCCGCACCAGGTGTCCCGCGCCGCGCAGCGCGTCGAGCCGGGCCGCCACCATGAAGGCGATCGACGGCCCGGTCAGCCGCAGGTTCGTCTCGGTCGGCGCCAGGAGTCCCGCCCCGTCGACGACGAAGTCCACGTCGAACCAGCCCCGATAGCCGGCCGCAGCCAACTCCCGCCCCACCGCAGCCCCGAAGCGCGACAGGGGCCCCTCGGCCGCGGCGGGCACCACCCCGGGGCCGACCGTCGCGCCCCGGTAGCCCCCGTCGACGACGTCCATCACCGCCCCGCCGACCGTGTGGACCCGCCCCGAGCCGTCCACGAACCCGTCGTACGTCAGATCACCCGGGCCGCCGGCCCCCGCCGGACCGGACACGTACTCCTCCACCAGCAGCGGGCCGCGGGGCAGGCGGCGGACCAGCGCGCGGGCCCCGCCGGCGGCCCGGACCCGCTCGGGAGACGCGTGCGTGGTACCCGAACCCCCCACCCCGTGCTCCGACTTGAGAACGCTGCTCTCGCCGCGCGCCACCCGGGCGGACAGCAGCCGCACCGCCTGCCGGCGGCCCGCCGCCCGCCACTGCCCCGGCAACCTGATCCCGGGATGGGCCCCGCCCGCGAGGATCCGGCCGAACAGGGCGTGGGCCGCGGACTTGGACTCGTACCGCAGGTCGCGCGCTCGCCACGGCCGCCCCGACAGCCGCCCGAAGGGTTCCGTCAGCCCCCACGGGACGAGGGCCGGCGCGCCCTCCGTCAGGCGCGCGGCCAGCGCCGGCCGGGACCGTACGGCGTCCGACAGGCCGGGACCCCCCGCCGCGAGCCCGTCGTACACCTCCACCTCCCCCCATTCCAGCTGCCGTGCGACCAGCCGCGTCCAGTCCGGCGACACCGCGAGGGGCAGCACCAGCGCGGCCGGCTCCGGACCGTAGAAGGCGGCCAGGCAGGCGTAGTGGTGCGCGGCCCGCTGCTCCCGGTCCAGGGACGGGTCGCCGAACTGCGCGTTGAACTCGGCGACATTGCCCACGTGCACCGAAGGCCCACCACCGGTCCACGCCCGCGCCCAGTCCGCGAGCGGGACGGGCGCCACCTCGAAGCGGACCAGCCCCTCCGGGGCGCCCGGCCCGGCCACCGCGCCCATCGCCCGGTAGAACCCCGCCGCGTGCGGATCGGCGTCGATCAGCAGCCGACGCGTGCCCAGCCCGACGGCCCGGCGCAGCACGTCCCGGTACAACAGCCGCCCGAGCCCCCGGCCGATGGCCGCCGGGTCCACGAAGAGCAGGCCGAGCCTCGACGTGGATCCGGCGGGTTCCCCCTCCAGCGAGGCGAGGCCCCGCACCGTCCCGTCCGCGTCCTCGGCGACGACGATCCGCCGGGCCGCGACCTCGTCCGCCCGCACCCGCAGTTCCTCGGCGCAGCCGGCCAGGAACCGCTCGTCATACCCCCAGTGCGCCTTGGACCGCAGCACCAGCGCGGACAGCTCCCCGGCCTCGTCGGCCCGCGCGGCCCTGAGCTTTGCCATTTCCTGACCTCCCCATGGTCCGCCGCAAGACCGTGCGATAGATTCGGCCACCCACACGGCGGACACGCCCTCCCCTTCCTACCCACCCGGAGACAGGCTTCTCAATGAGCGACATCATCAATGGACTTGGTCGCACCAGTGCGTTCGGCGCCCTCGGCCTGGTCCTGCTGATCCTCGGCATCGTCCTGGTGGACGTGCTGACGCCCGGGAAGCTCCCCAAGCAGATCTGGGAGGAGCGCAACCGCAACGCCGCGCTCCTGCTCAGCTCCGCGCTGCTCGGCATCGGCGGAATCGTCTTCACCTCGATCTGGACGACATACGACGACTTCGGCAAGGGCCTGCTGTCCACCGCCGCGTTCGGTCTCCTCGGGCTGGTCCTGATGGCCGTGGCCTTCCTGGTGCTGGACCTGGTGACCCCGGGCAAGCTCGGCGCCATCGTCGTCGACCCGGAGCCGCACCCGGCCGTCTGGGTCACGGCCTCCTGCAACCTCGCGGTGGCCGCGATCGTCGCCGCCTCGATCGCCTGACGCACAGGCGCACGCACACGCCCGGCCCGGCCCCACGGGCCGGGCCGCCCGGCTATCCGACGCCCGGCAGCGCCTGCCGGCCCTCCCGGACCGTCACGGGGATGCCGCCCGCGGCCCTCGACAGTCGCGCCCTGAACTCGGCGGAGGCGGCGCCCGCGGCGTCCGAGTCCACCTCCACCCCGGTCGCCCCCGGTGCGGCGGCGCACGCGTGGATCGGGAACGCGTCCTCGATCCGGCAGAGCTCCCCGCTCACCGCGCCGAGCGCCCGCCCGCTGTACGGACTCAGGTACAGGTCGACCCGGCCCGGATCGACGCCGGGA
This region of Streptomyces sp. NBC_00513 genomic DNA includes:
- a CDS encoding AMP-binding protein, coding for MTQGSESVPSARSSRPAADSVLDRFERWARDTPKARAVTAVPGSLTYGELDVRANRLAHHLLAAGLPPGGLVAIGTARQTEIVVAMLATLKAGGAYAVLDVETSGSGPRRLATLEPFAVLTHAAHQARLDDGRDLRFIRLGAEAGAIGERPGEPPARAGARDALFQFTGAAEPRAVVVTHALLLAALEAWEAVARPTPEDRHLITFGSDVTAFTTGWTRALCSGGTIVLPDRGPWAPDTLRAAVGTERVTVVHTDPAGAARLLLPEHETPLAARPGTPVPRQGDDPARSVRLLHITGDRLHLDQQATLQARLRTGARVLNVYGSTETAGVGTWFELSQLPGPLDAPEELSLIGTPFPGCRAELRDGQLYLGPPDGGDAIPTGDLARARPDGLWEFGGRIRDRIPLDGHPFDPHPLEALIRSHEHIGAALVAEVEVGRGARRLVAYICPPPGGGTWLPGGDLPGSDRLRDHLRGKVPEERIPRTVVRLRALPRNAAGQEDRAALPRPPRLTDPATPVRRTGGKYSPASGGSEFPIGCATGCGSIVFGFMALIFTDVLWPGSTELAGIPAPWAPLFFVLYLCECLAFGTGLMFLFTGRPRMREQGRGAGLTAAAHLAVVYLLVAWWPQDNLYRLAAKHDWPRQAALVYAFNIPLMIAGAVVAAYLIRKPASAFDFDD
- a CDS encoding GNAT family N-acetyltransferase; translated protein: MAKLRAARADEAGELSALVLRSKAHWGYDERFLAGCAEELRVRADEVAARRIVVAEDADGTVRGLASLEGEPAGSTSRLGLLFVDPAAIGRGLGRLLYRDVLRRAVGLGTRRLLIDADPHAAGFYRAMGAVAGPGAPEGLVRFEVAPVPLADWARAWTGGGPSVHVGNVAEFNAQFGDPSLDREQRAAHHYACLAAFYGPEPAALVLPLAVSPDWTRLVARQLEWGEVEVYDGLAAGGPGLSDAVRSRPALAARLTEGAPALVPWGLTEPFGRLSGRPWRARDLRYESKSAAHALFGRILAGGAHPGIRLPGQWRAAGRRQAVRLLSARVARGESSVLKSEHGVGGSGTTHASPERVRAAGGARALVRRLPRGPLLVEEYVSGPAGAGGPGDLTYDGFVDGSGRVHTVGGAVMDVVDGGYRGATVGPGVVPAAAEGPLSRFGAAVGRELAAAGYRGWFDVDFVVDGAGLLAPTETNLRLTGPSIAFMVAARLDALRGAGHLVRIVDRVELGARLPPARADEWCADLARECAGLGAVFVPAITTGADDPAPWLGVLVAARGREVLDAAEALVRAEALGVGDALGFDTPDEPPPGPGRAADADADPSGPAAPVGRWISRRSRRPRPVSG
- a CDS encoding DUF350 domain-containing protein — protein: MSDIINGLGRTSAFGALGLVLLILGIVLVDVLTPGKLPKQIWEERNRNAALLLSSALLGIGGIVFTSIWTTYDDFGKGLLSTAAFGLLGLVLMAVAFLVLDLVTPGKLGAIVVDPEPHPAVWVTASCNLAVAAIVAASIA